Within Bacillus sp. Marseille-Q1617, the genomic segment CATAATACTTTACATCGCCGGCATCATTGCAAACCTCTGATATAGTCAGCCACTCTAAATAGACTTCTCCATTTTTTCGTTTATTCCAGATTTTACCTTGCCAATATCCTTGATCTTTTAATTCATTCCACAGAGCTGAATAAAAATGCTGATCATGCCGGCCGGATTGAAGAATACTTGGTTTCTGTCCAACGGCTTCTTCTTTTTCATAGCCGGTTACTTTAGTGAAAGCCTGATTTACCCGTTCGATGACCCCCTCTTCGTTTGTGACCATCATTCCCTGGGCAGTGTTTTCAAGTACTTTATTTTCCAGCTTTAATTTTTCACGGAACGTCATCCATAATACGATGACAAAACTGAGAAGGGCGAATTCGGATAAAGCCATGAATCCGATGGCATAGTGCCCCGTCAAACTGAAGACGGTTGTTAACACTAATGGAGGGAAGAATCCTCCCAGACCTCCCATGGCCGCCACAAGACCATTTACGATACCCGCCTGTTTGGTGAAATAGAGCGGGACCAGTTTGAAGATCGTTCCATTCCCAATCCCCGCGCAGGCCGCGACTGTCAATACACCAGTGGTATATAACTCAATCGTAGGAGAGAAAGATAATAATACACCTGAAAATGTTAATCCCCCGAAGACAAACAACAGGATGAAATACGGATTGAATTTATCAGACAGCCATCCGCCGATCGGGCGCATAAATGTTGATAAAGCGATGAAGCCTGCCGTACGTAAACCAGCGTCAACCGGTGTTAAATTAAATTCATTCACCAAGAAGTTTGGTAAATAAATGGTGAATGCGACAAAAGATCCAAAAGTGATGAAGTAAAATAAACATAACGCCCATAACGTTGAATTCCGGTATACTTCTTTTACCTGTTTAACGATTGAAACATTCACTTTCTTTTCTTTGCGATCACCAAATACAAAGTTTAAAATAGCAAAAGCTAACAGTAAGACAAGATAGAAGCGGACCGTTGTCACCCATCCAAATGAGCTGGCGAGGACAGGGGCGGCAAATGCGGTTACCGCAGTACCGATATTACCCGATCCATATATTCCGTTAATGAATCCGTGCTTGCTTGAAGGATAATATTTAGGTAGAGAGGTTACCCCTATTGAAAAAGTCGCTCCTCCTATCCCTATCAAGAGACCTCCAATGACTAAATCCGAGAGTGAGTCAGCTTGACTGATGTAGAATACAGGGAATAATAACGCGATAAAGCTTAACGTGAAGACTAATCTGGCACCGAAACGATTTGTGTAATATCCGATCGGGATGCGAAGCACACTTCCCAAAATGACCGGGATCGCGGTTACTAAGGCAACTTCTCCGTTCGTTAAATCAATATCCTGACGAATATTCGGCATAAGTGAAGAAATGAGCACCCATACCATAAACCCGGCGATGAGACTTGATGTTTGAAGAGGCAGCTGGATTTTTGTACTCTTCATTGGATGATTCTCCTTTCAATCCTATAAAAATGAAAATCTATATCCATATCCTAACAACGGTGCACGGATAAGGTTGTGAAGTTCATCACACGAGACAAAGAAACTTCACATGAGAAACTCCTCAGCTCATTAAATTCACAATTTCTTCATAAGAGCTTTTCAAGTTTTTATGAAAAGACCGCAATATATTTCTTTGCAGCAACGGATGCTGGTCCGATATGTTGATGATTAATGGAAGAGGGACTTCCATATATATTGTGGTTTCTCTCACCTCGAGACTAATTGAGTCCCCATTCTTATGATATTGAAGAAAGACACTCGGCATAAACATATCATTTGTTGTTAATGACCCCATTTTATATTGAGAATGCTGGGATTCTTTCATGTGAACGTGAAGAGAACCGGATAATATGAGGATCATCGTGTTTCTCTTTTGTAAGCAAATAATGTCATCCTTTTCTTTTTTTATGATGCTTGAAGCTTCCACTATCCTTTTCAGTTGACTATTCCCAATGTCTTGAAACAAGCTGAGACTTTTCAGGTAAAGCAGATAATCCTGCTTATGCATTCTTTCTCCCCCTCTAATCAATGCATTTTCATCATTATAAAAGAATCCCTGAAAAATAACTGTGACACTTTTCACAGTTATTGGAATATAAAAAGGCGGCCTCAACTTTACGTTGAGACCGCCTCATATTCTCTTAATCTATATTGCAAATATCAATTGGACAGTTTTCACAACCGATTTCTTCCCTGAGGTATTCTAGATCCAGGATGATGATCCTGCCGTCAGATGTATAATCAATGATATTCTTTTTCTTTAATTCACTCAGCATGCGGTTCACACTTTCTCTCGTCGCAGCACAAAATTTGGCCAATTCCTGATTGGTGAGATGAATATCGAGAAGAATTCCTTTTTCATTTTTAATCCCATAAGAGTTTGAAATACGGATAATGGTGGAATAAAGGGCGCCTTTTTTTCCGTTCATGACTAAATCACGGATTTTTGATTGGTTTTTTCTAAGATGAGTTGAAATCCATTTCATAAATTCGAAGGTTAGGGGGGCATCGTTGATTAGATTTTTTTCTAACGTATCTCTTTGTATGACGTGAACTTCTCCTTCTTCTAATGTGTATGCACTTAACATGTAAGTGGCATCATCAGAGAAAAGCGTCAATTCTCCAATAAAGTCGTCCTTTTTACATATTCGCATGTTCAATTCCTTGCCTTCAAGACTCAGCTTGCTAATTTGAAAAATCCCGGATTTAATCAGATATAATTCAGCTGCTTCTTCCCCTTCTTGAAATAAAAAAGTCCCTTTTTTTATTTTACGTGGAGTTCCGATTGACTGTAATAAAGAAGCCAAATCCTCTGAAACAGTGGAAAGGTCGCTTTTTCTTTTTTTATTCAATTCCATTAAGGTATCACCACTCCTAAATTTGAGTACCAATAACATTTACTAGATAACATGTATTTTACATGTAACTTTTATCACTATTGCATTTAAAGTAACATGTTATGCTTACGTTTACA encodes:
- a CDS encoding nitrate/nitrite transporter — encoded protein: MKSTKIQLPLQTSSLIAGFMVWVLISSLMPNIRQDIDLTNGEVALVTAIPVILGSVLRIPIGYYTNRFGARLVFTLSFIALLFPVFYISQADSLSDLVIGGLLIGIGGATFSIGVTSLPKYYPSSKHGFINGIYGSGNIGTAVTAFAAPVLASSFGWVTTVRFYLVLLLAFAILNFVFGDRKEKKVNVSIVKQVKEVYRNSTLWALCLFYFITFGSFVAFTIYLPNFLVNEFNLTPVDAGLRTAGFIALSTFMRPIGGWLSDKFNPYFILLFVFGGLTFSGVLLSFSPTIELYTTGVLTVAACAGIGNGTIFKLVPLYFTKQAGIVNGLVAAMGGLGGFFPPLVLTTVFSLTGHYAIGFMALSEFALLSFVIVLWMTFREKLKLENKVLENTAQGMMVTNEEGVIERVNQAFTKVTGYEKEEAVGQKPSILQSGRHDQHFYSALWNELKDQGYWQGKIWNKRKNGEVYLEWLTISEVCNDAGDVKYYVGQFSDISESKRKIN
- a CDS encoding Crp/Fnr family transcriptional regulator; this encodes MELNKKRKSDLSTVSEDLASLLQSIGTPRKIKKGTFLFQEGEEAAELYLIKSGIFQISKLSLEGKELNMRICKKDDFIGELTLFSDDATYMLSAYTLEEGEVHVIQRDTLEKNLINDAPLTFEFMKWISTHLRKNQSKIRDLVMNGKKGALYSTIIRISNSYGIKNEKGILLDIHLTNQELAKFCAATRESVNRMLSELKKKNIIDYTSDGRIIILDLEYLREEIGCENCPIDICNID